The genomic region CATTTATCAGTGAATGTGAGCCTCGTGCGCCGCTACAATGGGAGTTGGGATCCCGAGCACGTTTATTACATGTTTGCTGTTACTGAATTGCTGAATATGAAACGAAAACTGCTGTTGTCGGGCGGAATTGTGCTGTTTCTGGTTACTGACAAAATAGGGATGTGTGTTTTGATTTACCGATACAATTATCGATATATCTTagacatattttaaaataagtagttaTGAATAGTACCTACATctaatgatattttttatttgataatttGACGAAACTTTTTACGGAATaaaatgtatattgtatacataTGTCCATTTTCTGAACCTAAAGTCAAAATCGTTAGAAACGGATGGGCCAATAAAATTTAAGAGACagacgaacacactttcgcgtttatgaAACGAGTATGGATACAATTCTTTTTTtatgaattgaaataaattatcattGTTAATACCCGATAAGTAGATTTACCAGCTTTGTACGTACCTACGTGGTCTATGTACTTACACTTCAACAAAATGTTTcaggtacctaccttacctacaGGCCAATAACATTATCGACATGAGACATGAACATCATTACGATAATGGCTTGTCGCTCTTGTTTTCTTAGAAGACATCTTTAGCCCTCAGGTCCTTTAGTGGAATGTTCTAGAGTTTGATTGACAAGAACAGAAAGTTTTCATATTATGTGGATATTGGCAATGGTTTGGGTTCTTTAGTAGGTATGCAAGTACTTATAAAGTCTTCTATCTCTGCAACGTGTTCTTAATTGCTAAGGGTCGTGATCCCTTTCCTTTAACCTaagggttttcttgggataataatcgCTGGGTTCCCAGGCCCCTCCGCATACGAtttgactaagtaggtactatactaAGCCAACTATTATGTTTTACGTCGGAGGTAAGTGATATTAATCGGGACCGAAAgacacggaggaaacgaaaaagCCAAACTTGGACCTCTGAAATGTAGTCACCTATCCAATTGCTgtcttcatattatattatagatgaAATTCTTATATTagaatttggtaagtaggtgcAAAGAAAGCCTGCATCTCGAAAAATATGAAcataaagtacttacttacattttatGCCGGAATATTTTTTATGCCGGAGTTCAcacatgattttaaaaaaatccacatggataaagtcgcaggcatatattatagttttttatAAACATATATTCAGTGTATACTACTTAAACTTATTTaccttactaataataatataattaggtacatattgtGAAGTGTGTCAATCAAACACGAGCGTTAGGCATGCACTGATTTATTATATTCACATGACCGATAtcatatacatatatttcaTACTACCCTCACATCTTCcccctttaaaaacaaaattattaaatttatattatcatccctcttttttataataaacacaCACTCGCTATTCattttgacaataataattcatgagatacaaaaaataattttacaataatcaTAATTAGTTTTATGTCATAATATCTGTTAAATGATAAAtccttatattaaaaaaaaaaaccagtaaagatataaaaagtaaaaagaccATACAATTATGCtatacacaaattttaaaatcaagTTATCacaatttagatttatttatgtataagtATAACAATTTTCTATTATATTTCTGCTACCTACATACATTTCTGAGTTCATTTCTATTCTGCTTAGCCGCGCCTGACGCTACGTGAACCCCCATCTATCCGGAGGCCTCACTGTCCTGCCAGAACGAGTTACATAGTTGTTACAATTATTCATACCTGTActattactttgactttgactaggTTCTCTTTCTATCTCTGTATTACAATCTATATCGTCATAGTCAAATCCATAGCAAGGCGTGTCTTGTCTTTGTGATGAGTCTATCATAATGTGTCGTCTATTGCGAACTAATTTTTTACCATTTAAAGTCGTCACTTCATAAGATCTGTTAGCTAGAATGCGGCTTATCGTCCCTGGTACCCACCTTTTGATCCGCAAGTCATAGATCCGTACTTTTTCTCCCTtccctaattttattaaatctttaGCATTACgatcataataaaatttttgttctttttgcCTATTTAATAACTTCTGTCTTATATTTTCATGAACTTTTGGCTTCAACAATTTTTTTGATGTCGGCAGAATGCTTTTAAATTTCCTACTCTGTAACAATTCTGCCGGAGAAGGTAGTTCCGTTGACAAGGGAGTATTTAAATATTCTAATAAAGCCAAGCGATAATCCGAGCCATTTTCTTTAGTCTTAATCATGATATGTTTTACCGTCTGAATCATACGCTCAACCTGTCCGTTCGACTGCGGGTAATGAGGTGAGGAAGTAATATGCTTAAATTCCCACTCCAAAGCAAATTTTCTAAAGCAATTTGAGCTAAATTGGGGGCCCGAATCCGAAATTACAATCGAAGGAATTCCTTGGtgacaaaaaatattctttaaacaattaattacAAACACAGAGTCGGTACACTGTAATTCTactatttcaaaaaacttactGTAATAATCAACTATCATTAGGTAATTTAAGCCCTTCAAATGAAACAAGTCAACGCCAACTTTCACCCACGGACTATCAGGAATTTCGTGAGACTGTAATGTCTCCTTTTGGTTGAATTTTTTATGCGCAAGACAAACATCacaactatttattaaatttattaaatcattATTTAACCCTGGCCAAAATATTGTTTCTCTAGCcctcaatttagttttttctaatCCCATATGACCTATGTGTAGTCTACCTAACATCTCTTTTCGTAAAGCCTTCGGTACCACTACCCTTTCACTTTTCCATATCAATCCATAAGCAACTGATAAACTCTCTTTATAATTCCAATACGGCCTAACTAACTCCACTACATCATTCTTTTCTCCCGGCCAACCCCTATTTATGTACTTCATCACCTGTTGCAACTCACTATCATTCTCACTACCTTTCTGCAAAGCTATAAACTGCGCATTCTGAAAATATTGCGTGAGCGCCGATGCCGCATCGCGAGTGACGGCACACACCTCGTCATACAGACAGTCTTGTGTCGAATGAAGCGCTTCGGCTGCGGCCGCCGGTTCATATGCACGCGATAGTGCATCGGCGATATATAGGTGCTTACCTGGCTTGTACACGAGTTTAAATGTATAACGCTGCAATCTTAATAACATCCTTTGCAAACGCGCAGGAGCGTCTGTTATTggttttttaataatgcttATCAGCGGCTTATGGTCGGTTTCAATGGTTACATCTGTCTTCCCATAAATATATGCATAAAACTTTTCACAAGCAAACACACATGCGTACAGTTCCTTCTCGATTTGCGCATATCTCTGTTCAGCCTTAGTTAACGCCTTGGACGCATAACAGACCGGCAAATTGTTCTGCATTAAACACGCACCTAACCCACTCTTACTCGCGTCCACTGATATTATCATCGGTTTATTTCCATCATAATATTGCAAAACTGGGCGACTAGACAGACATAGTTTGATATCTTGAAAACATTTGTCATGACTTTCATTCCAATGCCACTCAATTTCCTTTCTTAATAACTCTCGCAATGGCTGAACCCTATCCGATAGATTAGGAATAAAACTACCTATATAATTAACTAAACCCAAAAATCTTTCTACATCTTTTTTATCCTTGGGGATTGGCATTTTTGTAATAGCCGTGATGTGACTGTCATCCGGATACAGCCCATTTTTCGTAATCCTATGTCCTAAGTACTTTATTTCTTCCAACCCAAACCtacacttatttttatttaatttcaaattaatttttctaCATCTTTCCAACACTTTCCTCAATCTTTCATCATGCTCCTCTTTATCACACCCATATATTAATAAGTCATCGATATACATGCACACTCCTTCAAGGTCATCAAAGTTTTCTatcatttttttatgaaatacttCCGATGCTGAACAAATTCCAAAAGGCATCCTCAAAAACTTGTACCTCCCAAATGGAGTATTAAACGTACAATACGAACTGCTTGTGTCATCCAAAGCAATATTCCAAAACCCCGAGGAAGCGTCTAAGGTACTAAAATATCTAGCTCCCGATAACCTTGATAAAATTTCATCCAAGGTTGGTAACCTAAAATGTTCCCGCTTAATTGCTTGATTTAACTCCTTGGGATCTAAGCATATACGCAAGTCACCATTAGGTTTTTTAACTACCGTAATACTGCTAACCCAATCAGATGGACCTTCAACTTTAGCAATTATCTTCTGCAATTCCATTtcgtttaattttttctttacatcCTCTTTAATAGCAAACGGTAACTTCCTCGGCGCATGTACGACAGGAACAGCATCGTCctttaaatgtattttatattgaCCCGGTAAGCACCCTAGACCTTGAAATACGTCCTCAAACTTCGTTATAAAACCTGGACTATTATCATTACTCTGTACCGACATGACACGCCTAACTACGTCTAATTCCGTACAAGCATGACGTCCTAATATGGGTACAGACTGAACTCTGGCTACTTTGAATTCGAGCAAATAAGTTTTGTCCTTGTAACTCAcatatagaaatatttttccCAAGACGTCTATGCTTGCACCGGAATAACCACTTAACTTTGTTTTTGTCTGCAATAAACACTCCTGGCCTATATTtaacttttcaaaataatgTAACGGCAAAACATTTACATCAGCTCCTGTATCTAATTTAAATCTAATCCAAGTTCCACATACTTTTAAGCTAAGATTCCAATCACTACTATTACTTAAGGAATAGATTACCTGTTCGTCAGATTCCTCGATATAATGTACGCCACAAACGCGGGCAAAATGATTCATCCCTGAACACCGCACACACCTTTGACCATATGCCGGGCACTCAAACTTTTTATGCACAATTCCACAATAATTACACATTTTACTCGAACCCGGAACCGCACGCCACTGATTCACGTTGAACTCACTCGGCGCTAGGAGGCGCCCGCGCGGCCGCGGCGCAAGCGCATGCGGAGAGCGCGCCTCCGGCGGCGCCCGTCCGCCTCGCCAGCGCGCGGCGCGCCGCACGTTCTCCGGCTCCGCCGCCACATCGCGTCCCGCGCTCCGAGCTCGCCCTCTTGATGACGTCATCTTCGACTTCACAAATGAAACATCTTTCTGCGATCGATTCACTTGATGAACGTTATACAATTGCGTCTCTTCCCTTTCAGGTTTGATTTTTTCCGAGTACGTCCGTGATGCGATAGCTGCACGACAAATATCCATAGCCTTTTTTAACGACAAATCATCTTCTCTTAGCAAGCGTTCACGAATTGCCGAACTCGAAATGCCACATACCAATCGATCCTTGATAAGTTCATCATGTAAATCACGAAATTCACACGTTTGAGCTAACTTTCCTAGCTCAAAAACGTACTGTTCAATGGATTCATTGTCTTGTTGATGACGCATAAAAAACTTGTGACGCTCGACCGTAACATTCCGTTTTGTTTGAAATTGCTCATCTAACGTTTTCCAAACTTGTTCAACAGTCGTACATTTGTCCGGCAAACGATCCAAAATATCTCGACACTGTTCACCCACCACATGCAACAGAATATTCACTTGAATTTCTATTGGCTTCTTGGTTATCTCGCACGCTTTACTGTAAATTTCATAACTTCGCTTCCATTTTGTCCATCTCTCATTGAGGCTCCCGGCGTCCGATGCATTCTTATCGAAGCAAAACGAAGACGGCGGTGATAATACACTTTCCATGTCTAAACTTTAAccacgttttatttttatttaacgacTGCGCCATGTGAAGTGTGTCAATCAAACACGAGCGTTAGGCATGCACTGATTTATTATATTCACATGACCGATAtcatatacatatatttcaTACTACCCTCACACATATAGCCACATTAAGTTTCCTACACAAATGAAAAACTTTAACGATGAAAGCTCGGAAGCAAATTGCAATTAAAGTACTtggtaaatacctaagtactttcaTTTAGTTCCTTCGTAAGTTGGAATTTTGAAATAAAGTAAAAGCTTCGTTTTAGCAGTTTCCGCTTTACAAAGCCAGTTCCTGATTGTGTTACTGAATAATAACACCTACACAACTAAGAAAATGTAAAAACTAAGAAACTTAGGAAATTGTGATTGTGAAtatgcgaatgtgtgtttgtttgtccttcaatgacgCAGACAGGACAGGTATAATTAAACACCaggagagtgacatctctctctgCATTTTGTTTCTCATTGCTAAGGTAGAGACGGGAGAGCGAGATAtgctatcccggaaaataaaagagttctcaTTAGGGTTAATTCACACATGCGCATGAGTAATAGTTCGAACAAAATGACAACTAACTCGACATTTTAACTCtgtttcaaaaggaaaagctgactgactggctgactgactgatctatatagcccagtaatttgggcgtcaaaaaggggcttatctggaaagttttcagaatgttatgcaaattggttttgttatagattttgatgtgctctttcggaaagagcacatcgaaatctataaagccaccaatttgcataacattctgaaaactttccatctcatattacagaattactgTACTaataaacgcacagctcaaactactggacggatcgggttgaaaagcatgcagatagctattatgacgtaggcatccgctaagaaatgatttttgaaaattcaagccccaaaggggtaaaataggaaaTTGAAAGTATAGTTCACGTGAAGCTAGCTCACTCTATAAACATTATAAAACTTGGAGATGCGTAAACTTCATTAAAGTTTCCCGAGCTCCACCGGATGCTTCTCCGAATACTAAGTTCCCATTTTCCTTACTAATGGAGTAAACACTCCATTTACAGATAGACAATGCAATTGTTAACATAGATTTTGATCTCATAACTACCTATTTACCAAAACTGTAGTTAGTTCAttaattaaaaaccggccaagtgcgagtcagactcgcgcaccgagagttccgtactggggtattttttcctacattttgcacgataaattaaaaactatttatgaataaaaatcagttttagaatatacaggtaaatccctttcgtatgataccccacttggtatatttatcttactttgaaaattaaatatactaattatttcttcatggaggcatttaattttttttgtgatgtaaccacaaattcacagttttcggatttttccctttacttgtgctactcgtataagacctgcctacttgccaaatttcatgattctaggtcaacggaaagtaccctctaggttttcttgacagacacggcagatggacagatggacagatggactgacggacagatggacagatggacatacggacagacagacagacaacgaaatgatcctataaaggttccatttttttgcttttgaggtaggtaTGGAAGCCTGAAAAACAACTACCTATTCTCACTAATTGGTCTCCCTACAACCTACGTAATGCACAATTgaaggaaaaataataaattatcgcATCGATTTTTCCTTCAGTGTGCATGTGGGCCGACGGTGACGATCAAGTCGCTCGACGCAAATTCCTATCGACAGTTCAATTACTTAGGTAACTACTGTACCTACAATTATTTTCCTCTTGTAGAcggaaacaatatttttaagttgttTACATACCTACCATAAGCCATCCATATACTTCCTATATAATATAAAGCATCAGCCATGTATTATAGCTATCTATctacgttattttttttttctctttcgtctggctttacactgattagccaatgtcaagtttgtagttaattaTAAGTTAGTAAAACTatgtgtataagtatggacttcgcctgtgccggcgcccgccgacatgtcacgcggcgcccctctagagcgATTTCCAGTCcattccaccaccaataaacaccaacAGAACACAAAAAACgaccacttctaacaaaaaaaacactccaaaaaggcacaacacgcgcgccagcaaacgctaccACAGATGAAGTCCATCTACGTTATTAGCTTACGTGTTCAAATGGAGGCAATATACGGTGGAATTTCATTCATAACAATTTGATCCATTCAGAGTGCCTCGTAATGTTGCATATGACGTTATGACCTAATCATTTGACCTACTACGAGAAGAATTTCCCATACAAATATCAGGAAAACAGTTCATAAGCTTTCCGGGTTTTTATACATTGGATTTAAGAAAAActatgtaaatatattatatttatcaaattttttaaaatacctaaataaattccattttattttattataatatataaaatatttacacaatAACGTCAAAGTTTAGAACAACGACGGGTCTACctaaatcataaaaaattatgttcaagTATTGTAGGCCTTTCATAATTATATGCGTCCACTAAATGCGCTTGAATATTGTCTGTTTTATTGATTCGTCCTTGTGCTTGTATctatacataatttaataaagaGTCGAAAACATATTTTCAATCAGTATCTGGCTATGATCGTAAAAATAAGTTATCCAATCAGCTTCTGAGCCAGCAGATTGGAATGAAGTTTAACACAAAACCCTAATGAGCTCTTCGGGAGCCTGACAAACACATGGGAATACCCCTATCTCCTTTCATCCTTTTTATCTTGTGCCATGGGTGCAAAAACCATAGCTCATTTTAATGATTACGTTCTATAACAGCAGTAAGATGAATTAAtgatttttctttcttctttctaatCTTTTTAAATCTACCCGATATTAATCTTTTTAAACATTTACATAAGTAACTtatcatcatgataaacccatCGCTGCCCCACTACTGAGCGTAAGTCGCTTGGAATGAGAGAggttaaggccatagtccaccacgctggcctagtgcagattggtagactaTTTCACgtcttttctatttctattcacgattttttttttgtttgaaagatggcttaatcgagagtgttcttagctataatccaagaaaatcggttcagccgtttgaaagttatcagctattttctagtcactgtaaccttcacttgtcgggggtgttataaatttttaatttacacttgtagcacATATAATTATATGGATGAAAGAATGTAGAGTAGacacgtcataatattatgttctcgGTTATGTTAAAGTTCTGAAGTCGTAACTCGTAATAAATTCGAAAAAGTTGTAATGGCCGCAGGCTATTATGTAAAAAGCTGGAATTTATTTACCAGATTACCAAAtctttcaatttagtttaggcattatttatttgcaaagtTGGGATCGGGAATATCTGCCCCTTAGGCGTAAGGGCGCGTTCCCACTGTGTCGTAGCCGTTAATTTATCGTTGAACAACTATCGTATCTAGCTGTTTCCACTGAATAATGATAACATATTACTATCGTATGCATAATATAAGTGTTTTATTTGATGTAGTCGCAACAACGATATACGTTTTAGTTGTGACTTTTTTATCGTTTTACGATTATCGTGCTATCTAACCGTTCCCGGCACAGTAATCTGTAATCTCAGCAAAAAAAGTCGTTGACAGCTACTCGTTCCGTCCTATAATATGTGAATATCTTCATTCAAATTTACAAGCCATGACGCTAGATCCAAACGCATTTGCGCTGCGCTGAGTGGAGCAACTCGCAGCTCAAGTGCGTTGACATCTTTAAACtaagagccgattcacaccaagcacgtacacgtaaccacgcgcgtagtgacgcgcgtgaatccatagacatgacagcacgcattacgtctacgcgaacgttcacgtcacgcaagcggtatgccatattatctcatacagttccatacattacaacgtcatggtacgcgctacgtctacgcttacgtgctgcttacgtgtttggtgtgtcccagctttaaaCGACTAGGCATTTCTGCCGCCACGACAGAGTGTGAACGCGACACACAGACAAGTACCTAAAGGTAAAACAAAGGACTTTGGCTAGTGTCCAGTCTCAAGGATAAACTTTAACAATATGGCTGTTTAACATGGAACTTTGCTCTCTAACTATTTACCTCCGAGCTCCGGGCATTTAGTTTTATGATCCTTCTTATTCGAAGTGCCTAGGAGttacatcataataaaaaaaaaataggtattgtCTTTGACGAAAATTATAGGAAATTcatcgataataataatgattatagCCTACATATtgctatactatactatacttattattatttcaaagatatatttataattaattaagtgtataGGTTATGATGtttgccattttaatttttatagtaaCATTTTATAAGAATCGATTTATTTTTGTGGccaaatttattttaatgaactattttgatttattatctttcatttataatttatttctattttattttgataatgcacatgtattttttatttttattttacgcaATAGAAAAATTGAAATCAACAACTAATTTAACTATGTAGCTacaatcagcaaataaataatttgatttgatttacgTCCTACTCATTCATGTCACATATTTAAGGTATTTTTGCTAACTAGTACATCATTAAATTGATTACTAACGCATCCCTAATTTCAACGGGTCAAGTCCACAAACGTTACaaatagtggagtaaacgaagcattttcgtcggaagtcctcagaaacagctttgattttgatgatttttttcttaaattcttgttttttatacattatttaaaatcagaaacgttttgaagcggggaaataatttttttatccatatgtgcgatatttatacacgaagtccagaaaaacgctaccttctctttgagaagttgtagaggaggtcagatgctacaaatgacctctaaacacttatgcGTAAAAACcccccgtttttgagttattggtcgttttcagaaaaatacgtatttatttcttttaaaattcattttaaaaaaagtaaggcatattgccgactttttatttaatttctaagtactagacatctcaattaataattgtaaatcctaaaataaaaataatctgtgtaggttccccggttagggatccaagactgtaccagtttcataatttctattgggctactttgccaaaaacgctatttttttttaaagttacagaaatttttggcctgcatattatttgcaaagcttctacattttttcagctatctaatgatgtacaaaactttaaaataagttgaaaattagctaaaaaaatgataaaataatagcacaagggagaaatttcttaacgcttaaattttaaacaaatcgttcctatcgatcaattgagctatcccgtggccgattttatgatcagacttgaccaaatcacatattcacagtaaactgttacctctttctaagtagagactacctcttaacaaagaaaaaacgatttgtttaaaatttaagcaataagaaatttcttccttgtgctattattttatcgttttttttttttttccaacttCAACCAATTCgccaattttcaacttattttaaagttttgtacattattagatagctgagaatgtgtaaaagctttgcaaataatttgcaggccaaacatttctgtaacttaaaaaaaaaatagcatttttggcaaagtaacccaatagaaattatgaaactggtacagtcttggatccctaaccggggaacctacaaagattatttttattttagtattcacaattattaattgagatgtctagtacttagaaattaaataaaaagtcggcaatatgccttactttttttaaaatgaattttaaaagaaataaatacgtatttttctgaaaacgatcaataactaaaaaacgggcggtttttacccataagtgtttagaggtcatttgtagcatttgacctcctctacaacttctcaaagagaaggtagcgtttttctggacttcgtgtataaatatcgcacatatggataaaaaatttatttccccgcttcaaaacgtttctgattttaaataatgtataaaaaacaagaatttaaaaagaaaaatcatcaaaatcggagctgtttctgaggacttcctaagattggctattttacggctttatttactccactaaaaaggtaagtaaagtTTTCAAATTCGCATTCTGAAGATGATAGGTTCCCTTCTGAAGCATAATGGAAAATAGTTTTAGTTGACAGTAAAAGTTAAAGTTTAGTAAGTTAATCGGCAACTTGCAGTGACAATAGACAGAAAACTAATTGTCTTTCTTATCTATCTAACTTATTCTTTAGAACAGTTGAAAACTGAAATTCTGTTATTAACTTGAGAACTTCTAATGTAAGAAAGAGCTTTCGGTAAAGCCGGAGCGGGTCAATTATTGAAATAGTTCTATTTCAATAGCTTCGAACGGTTGATCTGACGCATTCCGTATATAAAGAAATCAGAATAAAGTAGTACGATTGTTCAACAAGGAACAGCTAGCTATAGAATCGAGTATTTAGAGATAGTCCCAAGTTAAACCGTCTCTTTTTCACTTCGATTACGAGGAAATGAAACAGTGATACGCAACCGCGACCTGTGGGTGTGAACTCACTCACATATTGCACCTCCTCTAGTCATTACTTATGCTCTAGCCTTACATTGagaaatcacccactgcgcaggtataGGTTCAGAGGCCTTTTAACAACGCGCCAATATGTAGAGCGATATATCACCCACCCAGTCCAAGGTGGACCTTTTGACGTGGCGCCAACTGTAGCTCCATGAGTAAAGTACCAGGAGAGCATAGGACGCTTAGCCATGCTCAGAATAAGCAAAATCAATGAAGCCATGCAATATTTTTATGCCCAAGAGCATAAAAAGCAGTTTTAGTTCGCTTACACTCGACATAAAGAACAACTAACTCTACGAGTatgaaaagtaaaaatttcaTTATAGTTCAAAAAGTGATTAgaaaactatgtacctattttaaaatatttatcgaGAGAATCCAGTACAATCTCGTCTCTACTGAGTTTTCTATTCGCCGCGCCTCGACGCTACTTTCCGTGCACGGATTGGTCTGGACCTAAAagtttttatcaataaagagtGTAATAGAGGATGTGTCAGAATTGCGACTTTTGGCAAGCTGGATCGGATCTAAACGCTGAATTGCGCCTTCCATTGTAAAACAGGAGTCTGTAATTTATAAATGGAGGTACTTGACCCAATTTCGTGGTAATTGAGAGCCGGAATTTAATTCTACTCATTTGGCTTTTGAGTACTCGTCAACATTTAGGCCAGCCGCAGTCATCCGGAAATCTGATCCAGTAGAGAAGAGTTAAATGACAGCATTGcagtcacctctgattggccgacactcgctctctattggctacaatgtattgttgcaacaagaataccaaaaattcagccagtcacaataattgagattgtagcaatgattgatgcagtttttacGCAAACTAGCAGCTGGTTCCCTCAGGCGCATTTACAAAAATACTGGTAGGTACTGGGCCGATGTTCATGATTAGTTACCTATTTAGGTTCTCGAAGCTAAGTTATATACCCTTATATTTTGTAATGAACCAATGTCGGTaccacatacagacagacagacggactttcgcatttataatattagtatggatttaacaaAACGCTTCCACTAGTAGTTCGTACCACAAGAAATTCTTCCCTTGC from Maniola jurtina chromosome 4, ilManJurt1.1, whole genome shotgun sequence harbors:
- the LOC123864392 gene encoding uncharacterized protein LOC123864392, which codes for MESVLSPPSSFCFDKNASDAGSLNERWTKWKRSYEIYSKACEITKKPIEIQVNILLHVVGEQCRDILDRLPDKCTTVEQVWKTLDEQFQTKRNVTVERHKFFMRHQQDNESIEQYVFELGKLAQTCEFRDLHDELIKDRLVCGISSSAIRERLLREDDLSLKKAMDICRAAIASRTYSEKIKPEREETQLYNVHQVNRSQKDVSFVKSKMTSSRGRARSAGRDVAAEPENVRRAARWRGGRAPPEARSPHALAPRPRGRLLAPSEFNVNQWRAVPGSSKMCNYCGIVHKKFECPAYGQRCVRCSGMNHFARVCGVHYIEESDEQDSEASG